In the genome of Cryptomeria japonica chromosome 8, Sugi_1.0, whole genome shotgun sequence, one region contains:
- the LOC131051194 gene encoding disease resistance protein Roq1 isoform X2, translated as MNDRSLWNSILENIMKLLSDCIGIRLSSTGSDQKELCNGVVSAVMNEKQKRKIPFQVAKYEVGLDKFVNDFHSHCRRNGQMIDKIIGIYGMGGSGKTTLAKYLFNQKRSEFSGSTFLFDVREQQVKGELTSVQSQLLKGLLNLEENSIPSIEDGIAVIKDNLERSRESRFLIVIDDFDNQQQLDALLPTDALNPNSLVIVTTRDEGLLKQVGVTVRYKMKEMNPQHSRELFCWHAFHRQSCRSGYDNLVDNFVNFCKGSPLALKVMGAHVFGREKAYWKLQLDAVKERLHKDIKDTLKISYDALEEDQKQIFMDVACFFIGKNVSTAISIWKASRWRAEHALQTLKDKSLVETEILPEGSRWRGEHALQTLEDKSLVETESLPVFTSRKAKIIDDYEPPSYFRMHDHLRDLGRELADNEMNHPRRLWRPEDLIGISEIRGFQNILMRSEGNYFRCYSRIEDKESGLEMRCFLESSRTSTDLQWLELNGRIPEWIPLQNLHTLKFEGPLRLWKMDDQVSLKLKELDIYLSVALGNSTHLNKLVSSFGMLKNLERLKLNFEEDVFMWMFTEYNCLLKSVRELTNLKTLELMWIQLKGEFSFDDQFCMGSLEAITLYGAIETRRVSISRQSCPILQTLKLSFMDDLIEVDVTGVTTLECLVLMQCRKLRKVSVNDLPDLEMFQMKLCRTMTEFPNFGCVRFLKRICISRCRNLRDISAIEQLKGLKRIWIAHCPELESIKAIEQLKRLKRIFINECTELQGVICFEKLKALRSVFIGNCPKLQNMYGIEFLICLESIVINGCPQLQNIGGIEELKGLKEMIIADAPIISCVERLQRLPGDVTIIVGRSATADSIAEEEVFKRTLSDKIGDGFCEINFLGNRRENVEEMIHSFDRTRHAFSTFIFCTTVDGFPRIPRDLCNWSRTPFKARLGFWGRRERLIYMCAVSEERFSNYDSWLPSESEMEKGFIMGVKKGEESKSLHILKSLVAQLRLGELCCVGKRRKDVSWDQSGSVLADNDDFIDEYDDEEELDGGDDD; from the exons CGATCAGAAAGAGTTGTGTAATGGTGTGGTGTCTGCTGTGATGAACGAGAAGCAAAAGAGGAAAATTCCTTTCCAAGTTGCAAAATATGAGGTTGGACTTGATAAGTTTGTGAATGATTTCCACAGCCATTGCCGGAGAAATGGGCAGATGATAGATAAAATAATTGGCATCTACGGAATGGGAGGGTCTGGCAAGACCACTCTCGCCAAATATTTGTTCAATCAAAAACGTTCAGAATTTAGTGGATCAACTTTTCTCTTTGATGTACGGGAACAACAAGTCAAAGGTGAGTTGACTTCTGTGCAAAGTCAGCTTCTCAAAGGTCTTCTTAACCTGGAAGAAAATAGCATTCCTAGCATAGAAGATGGGATCGCCGTTATCAAGGATAATCTTGAGAGGAGCCGTGAATCTAGGTTCCTTATAGTTATAGATGACTTTGATAATCAGCAGCAGTTAGATGCACTTTTACCCACAGATGCCCTCAATCCCAATAGTTTGGTGATTGTCACAACCCGTGACGAGGGTCTTCTTAAACAGGTCGGAGTCACAGTTCGTTATAAGATGAAAGAAATGAATCCACAGCATAGCAGAGAGCTCTTCTGCTGGCATGCATTTCACAGACAATCTTGTCGAAGTGGATATGATAATTTGGTAGACAACTTTGTCAATTTCTGTAAAGGTTCGCCTCTTGCTCTTAAAGTAATGGGCGCACATGTTTTTGGCCGTGAAAAGGCTTATTGGAAGTTACAGTTAGATGCTGTTAAGGAAAGGCTACACAAAGACATAAAAGATACTCTTAAAATAAGCTATGATGCTCTGGAAGAGGATCAAAAACAGATCTTTATGGATGTAGCGTGCTTTTTCATAGGGAAAAATGTGAGCACGGCAATAAGTATATGGAAGGCTTCAAGGTGGAGAGCCGAACATGCACTTCAGACCCTCAAGGACAAGTCCCTTGTTGAAACAGAAATTCTTCCGGAGGGTTCAAGGTGGAGAGGCGAACATGCACTTCAGACCCTCGAGGACAAGTCCCTTGTTGAAACAGAAAGTCTTCCGGTATTCACTTCACGTAAGGCTAAAATAATAGACGATTATGAGCCACCATCTTATTTCAGAATGCATGATCATCTCCGCGACTTGGGGAGAGAACTGGCAGATAATGAAATGAACCATCCTCGTCGACTGTGGCGTCCTGAAGATCTT ATTGGAATAAGTGAAATCAGGGGATTCCAGAACATCCTCATGCGGTCCGAAGGAAATTATTTCAGATGTTACAGTCGTATTGAGGACAAAGAAAGTGGTCTTGAGATGAGATGTTTTCTGGAGAGTTCAAGGACATCAACTGATTTACAATGGCTTGAACTTAATGGTAGGATTCCTGAATGGATTCCTTTACAAAATTTGCACACTTTAAAGTTTGAAGGACCTTTGAGGTTGTGGAAAATGGATGACCAG GTTTCGCTCAAGTTGAAAGAGCTAGATATCTATTTATCGGTTGCTCTTGGCAATTCCACTCATTTAAACAAACTGGTGAGCTCGTTTGGAATGTTAAAAAATCTAGAAAGGCTGAAGCTAAATTTTGAAGAAGACGTCTTCATGTGGATGTTTACTGAATACAATTGCTTGCTAAAATCTGTGAGAGAACTCACCAATCTGAAAACTTTAGAGTTGATGTGGATTCAACTAAAAGgggaattttcttttgatgatcagTTTTGTATGGGAAGCCTTGAAGCCATAACTCTGTATGGTGCAATCGAAACAAGGAGGGTCTCAATTAGTAGACAGTCGTGTCCCATCCTTCAAACTCTTAAGCTTTCTTTTATGGATGATCTAATTGAAGTGGATGTAACAGGGGTAACCACATTGGAATGTCTGGTGCTGATGCAATGTAGAAAGTTGAGAAAAGTATCGGTCAATGATCTGCCAGATCTTGAAATGTTTCAAATGAAACTCTGCAGGACTATGACAGAGTTCCCAAATTTTGGGTGTGTCAGATTTCTCAAGAGGATCTGTATTAGCCGCTGTCGGAACCTGCGGGATATATCAGCTATTGAACAATTGAAGGGATTGAAGAGGATCTGGATCGCGCATTGTCCAGAGCTGGAGAGTATAAAAGCTAttgaacaattgaagagattgaagagAATCTTCATTAACGAATGTACAGAGCTGCAGGGtgtaatttgttttgaaaaattgaaGGCGTTGAGGAGTGTCTTCATTGGGAATTGTCCAAAGCTACAGAACATGTACGGCATAGAATTTTTAATATGCCTGGAGAGCATTGTCATTAATGGATGTCCGCAGCTGCAGAATATAGGGGgtattgaagaattgaaaggactGAAGGAGATGATTATTGCAGATGCTCCTATAATAAGTTGCGTTGAAAGGTTGCAG AGATTGCCGGGGGACGTTACGATTATAGTGGGGAGATCGGCCACGGCAGATTCCATCGCCGAAGAAGAAGTCTTCAAACGGACATTGTCAGATAAAATTGGGGATGGTTTCTGTGAAataaatttcttgggaaataggAGGGAAAATGTAGAGGAGATGATCCATTCCTTTGATAGAACCCGACATGCGTTCAGTACATTCATCTTTTGCACTACGGTTGATGGGTTTCCTCGCATACCGAGAGACTTGTGTAATTGGAGCAGGACTCCGTTTAAAGCGCGTCTTGGTTTTTGGGGCAGAAGAGAGAGGTTGATATATATGTGTGCGGTTAGCGAAGAAAGGTTCTCAAACTATGACTCCTGGTTGCCATCAGAGTCTGAGATGGAGAAGGGGTTTATAATGGGAGTGAAGAAAGGCGAGGAAAGCAAAAGCCTCCACATATTGAAAAGCTTAGTTGCTCAACTACGCTTGGGCGAACTTTGTTGCGTCGGCAAAAGGAGAAAAGATGTTTCGTGGGATCAAAGCGGTTCTGTGCTAGCTGACAATGATGATTTCATTGACGAATATGATGACGAGGAAGAActtgatggtggtgatgatgattaa
- the LOC131051194 gene encoding disease resistance protein Roq1 isoform X1, translating into MASTSTSGRGEQERHPLLALERPIKRIKSAVTVKQYDVFINHRGPDVKKTLAQQLYDSLKEAGIPAYLDSEETELGDSISSTIKNAIYSARVHIAILSPRYAESAWCLAELALMFQTKAKIIPLFYHVDPSDFRYIKKEVAVAFSEHERKCRYPSHDIQEWKECLQSVSGIMGYEFKEQNDDQKELCNGVVSAVMNEKQKRKIPFQVAKYEVGLDKFVNDFHSHCRRNGQMIDKIIGIYGMGGSGKTTLAKYLFNQKRSEFSGSTFLFDVREQQVKGELTSVQSQLLKGLLNLEENSIPSIEDGIAVIKDNLERSRESRFLIVIDDFDNQQQLDALLPTDALNPNSLVIVTTRDEGLLKQVGVTVRYKMKEMNPQHSRELFCWHAFHRQSCRSGYDNLVDNFVNFCKGSPLALKVMGAHVFGREKAYWKLQLDAVKERLHKDIKDTLKISYDALEEDQKQIFMDVACFFIGKNVSTAISIWKASRWRAEHALQTLKDKSLVETEILPEGSRWRGEHALQTLEDKSLVETESLPVFTSRKAKIIDDYEPPSYFRMHDHLRDLGRELADNEMNHPRRLWRPEDLIGISEIRGFQNILMRSEGNYFRCYSRIEDKESGLEMRCFLESSRTSTDLQWLELNGRIPEWIPLQNLHTLKFEGPLRLWKMDDQVSLKLKELDIYLSVALGNSTHLNKLVSSFGMLKNLERLKLNFEEDVFMWMFTEYNCLLKSVRELTNLKTLELMWIQLKGEFSFDDQFCMGSLEAITLYGAIETRRVSISRQSCPILQTLKLSFMDDLIEVDVTGVTTLECLVLMQCRKLRKVSVNDLPDLEMFQMKLCRTMTEFPNFGCVRFLKRICISRCRNLRDISAIEQLKGLKRIWIAHCPELESIKAIEQLKRLKRIFINECTELQGVICFEKLKALRSVFIGNCPKLQNMYGIEFLICLESIVINGCPQLQNIGGIEELKGLKEMIIADAPIISCVERLQRLPGDVTIIVGRSATADSIAEEEVFKRTLSDKIGDGFCEINFLGNRRENVEEMIHSFDRTRHAFSTFIFCTTVDGFPRIPRDLCNWSRTPFKARLGFWGRRERLIYMCAVSEERFSNYDSWLPSESEMEKGFIMGVKKGEESKSLHILKSLVAQLRLGELCCVGKRRKDVSWDQSGSVLADNDDFIDEYDDEEELDGGDDD; encoded by the exons ATGGCTTCCACTTCGACATCTGGTCGAGGAGAGCAGGAAAGACATCCACTTCTGGCACTTGAacgtcctatcaaaaggataaaatCCGCCGTGACTGTAAAGCAGTATGATGTATTCATCAACCATCGAGGCCCAGATGTCAAAAAGACTCTGGCTCAGCAGCTTTACGATTCTCTAAAGGAAGCTGGGATCCCGGCATATCTAGATTCTGAAGAGACTGAATTGGGAGATTCAATTTCTTCCACCATAAAGAACGCCATATACTCTGCCAGAGTGCACATCGCCATCTTGTCACCGCGATATGCAGAGTCTGCTTGGTGCTTAGCTGAGCTAGCTTTGATGTTTCAAACCAAGGCCAAAATTATTCCCCTGTTTTACCATGTTGACCCTTCAGACTTCCGCTACATCAAAAAAGAAGTCGCAGTTGCATTTTCCGAACACGAAAGGAAGTGCAGATATCCGAGTCATGACATTCAAGAGTGGAAAGAATGCCTCCAGAGTGTTTCGGGGATCATGGGCTACGAATTCAAGGAACAGAATGA CGATCAGAAAGAGTTGTGTAATGGTGTGGTGTCTGCTGTGATGAACGAGAAGCAAAAGAGGAAAATTCCTTTCCAAGTTGCAAAATATGAGGTTGGACTTGATAAGTTTGTGAATGATTTCCACAGCCATTGCCGGAGAAATGGGCAGATGATAGATAAAATAATTGGCATCTACGGAATGGGAGGGTCTGGCAAGACCACTCTCGCCAAATATTTGTTCAATCAAAAACGTTCAGAATTTAGTGGATCAACTTTTCTCTTTGATGTACGGGAACAACAAGTCAAAGGTGAGTTGACTTCTGTGCAAAGTCAGCTTCTCAAAGGTCTTCTTAACCTGGAAGAAAATAGCATTCCTAGCATAGAAGATGGGATCGCCGTTATCAAGGATAATCTTGAGAGGAGCCGTGAATCTAGGTTCCTTATAGTTATAGATGACTTTGATAATCAGCAGCAGTTAGATGCACTTTTACCCACAGATGCCCTCAATCCCAATAGTTTGGTGATTGTCACAACCCGTGACGAGGGTCTTCTTAAACAGGTCGGAGTCACAGTTCGTTATAAGATGAAAGAAATGAATCCACAGCATAGCAGAGAGCTCTTCTGCTGGCATGCATTTCACAGACAATCTTGTCGAAGTGGATATGATAATTTGGTAGACAACTTTGTCAATTTCTGTAAAGGTTCGCCTCTTGCTCTTAAAGTAATGGGCGCACATGTTTTTGGCCGTGAAAAGGCTTATTGGAAGTTACAGTTAGATGCTGTTAAGGAAAGGCTACACAAAGACATAAAAGATACTCTTAAAATAAGCTATGATGCTCTGGAAGAGGATCAAAAACAGATCTTTATGGATGTAGCGTGCTTTTTCATAGGGAAAAATGTGAGCACGGCAATAAGTATATGGAAGGCTTCAAGGTGGAGAGCCGAACATGCACTTCAGACCCTCAAGGACAAGTCCCTTGTTGAAACAGAAATTCTTCCGGAGGGTTCAAGGTGGAGAGGCGAACATGCACTTCAGACCCTCGAGGACAAGTCCCTTGTTGAAACAGAAAGTCTTCCGGTATTCACTTCACGTAAGGCTAAAATAATAGACGATTATGAGCCACCATCTTATTTCAGAATGCATGATCATCTCCGCGACTTGGGGAGAGAACTGGCAGATAATGAAATGAACCATCCTCGTCGACTGTGGCGTCCTGAAGATCTT ATTGGAATAAGTGAAATCAGGGGATTCCAGAACATCCTCATGCGGTCCGAAGGAAATTATTTCAGATGTTACAGTCGTATTGAGGACAAAGAAAGTGGTCTTGAGATGAGATGTTTTCTGGAGAGTTCAAGGACATCAACTGATTTACAATGGCTTGAACTTAATGGTAGGATTCCTGAATGGATTCCTTTACAAAATTTGCACACTTTAAAGTTTGAAGGACCTTTGAGGTTGTGGAAAATGGATGACCAG GTTTCGCTCAAGTTGAAAGAGCTAGATATCTATTTATCGGTTGCTCTTGGCAATTCCACTCATTTAAACAAACTGGTGAGCTCGTTTGGAATGTTAAAAAATCTAGAAAGGCTGAAGCTAAATTTTGAAGAAGACGTCTTCATGTGGATGTTTACTGAATACAATTGCTTGCTAAAATCTGTGAGAGAACTCACCAATCTGAAAACTTTAGAGTTGATGTGGATTCAACTAAAAGgggaattttcttttgatgatcagTTTTGTATGGGAAGCCTTGAAGCCATAACTCTGTATGGTGCAATCGAAACAAGGAGGGTCTCAATTAGTAGACAGTCGTGTCCCATCCTTCAAACTCTTAAGCTTTCTTTTATGGATGATCTAATTGAAGTGGATGTAACAGGGGTAACCACATTGGAATGTCTGGTGCTGATGCAATGTAGAAAGTTGAGAAAAGTATCGGTCAATGATCTGCCAGATCTTGAAATGTTTCAAATGAAACTCTGCAGGACTATGACAGAGTTCCCAAATTTTGGGTGTGTCAGATTTCTCAAGAGGATCTGTATTAGCCGCTGTCGGAACCTGCGGGATATATCAGCTATTGAACAATTGAAGGGATTGAAGAGGATCTGGATCGCGCATTGTCCAGAGCTGGAGAGTATAAAAGCTAttgaacaattgaagagattgaagagAATCTTCATTAACGAATGTACAGAGCTGCAGGGtgtaatttgttttgaaaaattgaaGGCGTTGAGGAGTGTCTTCATTGGGAATTGTCCAAAGCTACAGAACATGTACGGCATAGAATTTTTAATATGCCTGGAGAGCATTGTCATTAATGGATGTCCGCAGCTGCAGAATATAGGGGgtattgaagaattgaaaggactGAAGGAGATGATTATTGCAGATGCTCCTATAATAAGTTGCGTTGAAAGGTTGCAG AGATTGCCGGGGGACGTTACGATTATAGTGGGGAGATCGGCCACGGCAGATTCCATCGCCGAAGAAGAAGTCTTCAAACGGACATTGTCAGATAAAATTGGGGATGGTTTCTGTGAAataaatttcttgggaaataggAGGGAAAATGTAGAGGAGATGATCCATTCCTTTGATAGAACCCGACATGCGTTCAGTACATTCATCTTTTGCACTACGGTTGATGGGTTTCCTCGCATACCGAGAGACTTGTGTAATTGGAGCAGGACTCCGTTTAAAGCGCGTCTTGGTTTTTGGGGCAGAAGAGAGAGGTTGATATATATGTGTGCGGTTAGCGAAGAAAGGTTCTCAAACTATGACTCCTGGTTGCCATCAGAGTCTGAGATGGAGAAGGGGTTTATAATGGGAGTGAAGAAAGGCGAGGAAAGCAAAAGCCTCCACATATTGAAAAGCTTAGTTGCTCAACTACGCTTGGGCGAACTTTGTTGCGTCGGCAAAAGGAGAAAAGATGTTTCGTGGGATCAAAGCGGTTCTGTGCTAGCTGACAATGATGATTTCATTGACGAATATGATGACGAGGAAGAActtgatggtggtgatgatgattaa
- the LOC131051194 gene encoding disease resistance protein Roq1 isoform X3, which produces MASTSTSGRGEQERHPLLALERPIKRIKSAVTVKQYDVFINHRGPDVKKTLAQQLYDSLKEAGIPAYLDSEETELGDSISSTIKNAIYSARVHIAILSPRYAESAWCLAELALMFQTKAKIIPLFYHVDPSDFRYIKKEVAVAFSEHERKCRYPSHDIQEWKECLQSVSGIMGYEFKEQNDDQKELCNGVVSAVMNEKQKRKIPFQVAKYEVGLDKFVNDFHSHCRRNGQMIDKIIGIYGMGGSGKTTLAKYLFNQKRSEFSGSTFLFDVREQQVKGELTSVQSQLLKGLLNLEENSIPSIEDGIAVIKDNLERSRESRFLIVIDDFDNQQQLDALLPTDALNPNSLVIVTTRDEGLLKQVGVTVRYKMKEMNPQHSRELFCWHAFHRQSCRSGYDNLVDNFVNFCKGSPLALKVMGAHVFGREKAYWKLQLDAVKERLHKDIKDTLKISYDALEEDQKQIFMDVACFFIGKNVSTAISIWKASRWRAEHALQTLKDKSLVETEILPEGSRWRGEHALQTLEDKSLVETESLPVFTSRKAKIIDDYEPPSYFRMHDHLRDLGRELADNEMNHPRRLWRPEDLIGISEIRGFQNILMRSEGNYFRCYSRIEDKESGLEMRCFLESSRTSTDLQWLELNGRIPEWIPLQNLHTLKFEGPLRLWKMDDQVSLKLKELDIYLSVALGNSTHLNKLVSSFGMLKNLERLKLNFEEDVFMWMFTEYNCLLKSVRELTNLKTLELMWIQLKGEFSFDDQFCMGSLEAITLYGAIETRRVSISRQSCPILQTLKLSFMDDLIEVDVTGVTTLECLVLMQCRKLRKVSVNDLPDLEMFQMKLCRTMTEFPNFGCVRFLKRICISRCRNLRDISAIEQLKGLKRIWIAHCPELESIKAIEQLKRLKRIFINECTELQGVICFEKLKALRSVFIGNCPKLQNMYGIEFLICLESIVINGCPQLQNIGGIEELKGLKEMIIADAPIISCVERLQC; this is translated from the exons ATGGCTTCCACTTCGACATCTGGTCGAGGAGAGCAGGAAAGACATCCACTTCTGGCACTTGAacgtcctatcaaaaggataaaatCCGCCGTGACTGTAAAGCAGTATGATGTATTCATCAACCATCGAGGCCCAGATGTCAAAAAGACTCTGGCTCAGCAGCTTTACGATTCTCTAAAGGAAGCTGGGATCCCGGCATATCTAGATTCTGAAGAGACTGAATTGGGAGATTCAATTTCTTCCACCATAAAGAACGCCATATACTCTGCCAGAGTGCACATCGCCATCTTGTCACCGCGATATGCAGAGTCTGCTTGGTGCTTAGCTGAGCTAGCTTTGATGTTTCAAACCAAGGCCAAAATTATTCCCCTGTTTTACCATGTTGACCCTTCAGACTTCCGCTACATCAAAAAAGAAGTCGCAGTTGCATTTTCCGAACACGAAAGGAAGTGCAGATATCCGAGTCATGACATTCAAGAGTGGAAAGAATGCCTCCAGAGTGTTTCGGGGATCATGGGCTACGAATTCAAGGAACAGAATGA CGATCAGAAAGAGTTGTGTAATGGTGTGGTGTCTGCTGTGATGAACGAGAAGCAAAAGAGGAAAATTCCTTTCCAAGTTGCAAAATATGAGGTTGGACTTGATAAGTTTGTGAATGATTTCCACAGCCATTGCCGGAGAAATGGGCAGATGATAGATAAAATAATTGGCATCTACGGAATGGGAGGGTCTGGCAAGACCACTCTCGCCAAATATTTGTTCAATCAAAAACGTTCAGAATTTAGTGGATCAACTTTTCTCTTTGATGTACGGGAACAACAAGTCAAAGGTGAGTTGACTTCTGTGCAAAGTCAGCTTCTCAAAGGTCTTCTTAACCTGGAAGAAAATAGCATTCCTAGCATAGAAGATGGGATCGCCGTTATCAAGGATAATCTTGAGAGGAGCCGTGAATCTAGGTTCCTTATAGTTATAGATGACTTTGATAATCAGCAGCAGTTAGATGCACTTTTACCCACAGATGCCCTCAATCCCAATAGTTTGGTGATTGTCACAACCCGTGACGAGGGTCTTCTTAAACAGGTCGGAGTCACAGTTCGTTATAAGATGAAAGAAATGAATCCACAGCATAGCAGAGAGCTCTTCTGCTGGCATGCATTTCACAGACAATCTTGTCGAAGTGGATATGATAATTTGGTAGACAACTTTGTCAATTTCTGTAAAGGTTCGCCTCTTGCTCTTAAAGTAATGGGCGCACATGTTTTTGGCCGTGAAAAGGCTTATTGGAAGTTACAGTTAGATGCTGTTAAGGAAAGGCTACACAAAGACATAAAAGATACTCTTAAAATAAGCTATGATGCTCTGGAAGAGGATCAAAAACAGATCTTTATGGATGTAGCGTGCTTTTTCATAGGGAAAAATGTGAGCACGGCAATAAGTATATGGAAGGCTTCAAGGTGGAGAGCCGAACATGCACTTCAGACCCTCAAGGACAAGTCCCTTGTTGAAACAGAAATTCTTCCGGAGGGTTCAAGGTGGAGAGGCGAACATGCACTTCAGACCCTCGAGGACAAGTCCCTTGTTGAAACAGAAAGTCTTCCGGTATTCACTTCACGTAAGGCTAAAATAATAGACGATTATGAGCCACCATCTTATTTCAGAATGCATGATCATCTCCGCGACTTGGGGAGAGAACTGGCAGATAATGAAATGAACCATCCTCGTCGACTGTGGCGTCCTGAAGATCTT ATTGGAATAAGTGAAATCAGGGGATTCCAGAACATCCTCATGCGGTCCGAAGGAAATTATTTCAGATGTTACAGTCGTATTGAGGACAAAGAAAGTGGTCTTGAGATGAGATGTTTTCTGGAGAGTTCAAGGACATCAACTGATTTACAATGGCTTGAACTTAATGGTAGGATTCCTGAATGGATTCCTTTACAAAATTTGCACACTTTAAAGTTTGAAGGACCTTTGAGGTTGTGGAAAATGGATGACCAG GTTTCGCTCAAGTTGAAAGAGCTAGATATCTATTTATCGGTTGCTCTTGGCAATTCCACTCATTTAAACAAACTGGTGAGCTCGTTTGGAATGTTAAAAAATCTAGAAAGGCTGAAGCTAAATTTTGAAGAAGACGTCTTCATGTGGATGTTTACTGAATACAATTGCTTGCTAAAATCTGTGAGAGAACTCACCAATCTGAAAACTTTAGAGTTGATGTGGATTCAACTAAAAGgggaattttcttttgatgatcagTTTTGTATGGGAAGCCTTGAAGCCATAACTCTGTATGGTGCAATCGAAACAAGGAGGGTCTCAATTAGTAGACAGTCGTGTCCCATCCTTCAAACTCTTAAGCTTTCTTTTATGGATGATCTAATTGAAGTGGATGTAACAGGGGTAACCACATTGGAATGTCTGGTGCTGATGCAATGTAGAAAGTTGAGAAAAGTATCGGTCAATGATCTGCCAGATCTTGAAATGTTTCAAATGAAACTCTGCAGGACTATGACAGAGTTCCCAAATTTTGGGTGTGTCAGATTTCTCAAGAGGATCTGTATTAGCCGCTGTCGGAACCTGCGGGATATATCAGCTATTGAACAATTGAAGGGATTGAAGAGGATCTGGATCGCGCATTGTCCAGAGCTGGAGAGTATAAAAGCTAttgaacaattgaagagattgaagagAATCTTCATTAACGAATGTACAGAGCTGCAGGGtgtaatttgttttgaaaaattgaaGGCGTTGAGGAGTGTCTTCATTGGGAATTGTCCAAAGCTACAGAACATGTACGGCATAGAATTTTTAATATGCCTGGAGAGCATTGTCATTAATGGATGTCCGCAGCTGCAGAATATAGGGGgtattgaagaattgaaaggactGAAGGAGATGATTATTGCAGATGCTCCTATAATAAGTTGCGTTGAAAGGTTGCAG TGTTGA